Proteins encoded by one window of Alkalinema sp. FACHB-956:
- a CDS encoding glycosyltransferase family 4 protein produces the protein MNILFLDQSGKLGGAELSLLDVAATFRHHCLVGLFADGNFRSALEDRQIPVQILTQQAVKVSKETGLISGLTSLGTLLPLVVKTANLAKQYDLIYANTQKAFVVGAIATFLSRRPLVYHLRDILSPEHFSQTNLRVVVTLANHCAALVIANSQATRDAFVQAGGRADLVQVIYNGFDADRYAQLAQLGRDRAEPWKQEIGLENHFVVGHFSRLSPWKGQHILIEAIAHCPKEIAAVLVGDALFGETEYVQQLHHQVEQLGLHDRVKFLGFQSEIPQLMASCDLVAHTSTAPEPFGRVIIEAMLCGTPIVAAAAGGAMELVNPETTGWLTSPGDEIALAHVIQTAYKSPTVMESLAKAALETAKQQFSLEEVIEKIDQSLKSLLST, from the coding sequence ATGAACATTCTCTTTCTCGATCAGAGTGGCAAACTGGGCGGAGCAGAACTCTCCCTACTAGATGTCGCCGCCACTTTTCGTCACCATTGTTTAGTCGGACTCTTCGCCGATGGCAACTTTCGCTCAGCGCTCGAAGACCGTCAAATTCCGGTACAAATTCTCACCCAGCAAGCGGTCAAAGTCAGTAAAGAAACTGGACTGATTAGCGGTTTAACCAGTTTAGGCACACTTCTACCCTTAGTTGTCAAAACGGCAAACTTAGCAAAACAGTACGATCTCATTTACGCCAATACGCAAAAAGCTTTCGTTGTCGGGGCGATCGCCACCTTCCTCAGTCGTCGCCCCCTGGTGTATCACTTAAGGGATATTCTATCCCCTGAGCATTTCAGTCAAACTAATCTACGAGTTGTCGTCACGTTGGCCAATCACTGTGCTGCTTTAGTCATTGCGAATTCCCAAGCAACACGAGATGCCTTTGTTCAAGCAGGAGGCCGAGCTGATTTAGTCCAGGTTATTTACAATGGCTTTGATGCCGATCGCTACGCTCAATTAGCCCAATTGGGACGAGATCGTGCTGAACCTTGGAAACAGGAAATTGGTCTGGAAAATCATTTTGTTGTGGGACACTTCAGCCGTCTGTCTCCTTGGAAAGGTCAGCATATTTTGATCGAAGCGATCGCCCATTGTCCTAAAGAAATTGCAGCGGTTCTGGTGGGTGATGCTTTGTTTGGTGAAACTGAATATGTCCAGCAACTCCATCACCAGGTTGAGCAATTGGGATTGCACGATCGAGTCAAATTTCTTGGGTTTCAATCTGAGATTCCTCAGTTAATGGCAAGCTGTGACTTAGTGGCCCATACTTCGACAGCTCCGGAACCGTTTGGACGAGTCATCATCGAAGCAATGCTCTGTGGGACTCCAATTGTGGCAGCAGCAGCTGGCGGAGCAATGGAATTAGTCAATCCAGAAACAACAGGCTGGTTGACATCTCCAGGAGATGAGATCGCCCTGGCTCATGTCATTCAAACTGCCTACAAGTCTCCTACAGTCATGGAGAGTCTTGCCAAAGCAGCCCTAGAAACTGCAAAACAGCAGTTTAGCTTAGAGGAAGTCATTGAGAAAATTGACCAATCCCTAAAAAGCCTGTTATCAACGTGA
- a CDS encoding PTPA-CTERM sorting domain-containing protein, giving the protein MNLKTMAAKVALASVIVSGVMATVQSPAQALSISFKPTGTSVDGDTAKDIVTSVGSILNVDIFLETFGVAEDDKITKLGFDIGFDNTELGFSSFTKTGIFSGLSVTGPTAGSLLPGETNQILRIALTGGSVNPDQAGLKLGTAQFSVLPGLVNNGKNDLATRFFNVFDDDNEPLISIASAQIQRAEVQPIPTPALLPGIAVMGATMLRRRKHVAESV; this is encoded by the coding sequence ATGAATCTCAAAACGATGGCTGCCAAAGTTGCGCTGGCGAGCGTCATTGTATCTGGTGTGATGGCAACCGTGCAGTCTCCGGCTCAAGCACTCAGCATTTCCTTCAAGCCAACTGGAACTTCTGTAGATGGTGACACAGCAAAAGATATTGTTACTTCTGTTGGTAGCATCTTAAATGTGGATATCTTCTTGGAAACATTCGGTGTTGCCGAAGATGACAAAATCACGAAGCTTGGCTTTGATATTGGTTTTGACAATACTGAGTTAGGGTTTTCGAGCTTTACCAAGACTGGCATTTTTAGTGGTTTGTCTGTTACTGGTCCTACTGCCGGTTCTTTACTGCCCGGAGAGACCAATCAGATTTTGCGTATTGCTTTAACAGGTGGTTCAGTGAATCCTGATCAGGCTGGACTCAAACTGGGGACTGCTCAATTTTCAGTACTGCCTGGATTAGTTAATAATGGCAAGAACGACCTTGCAACTCGTTTTTTCAACGTGTTTGATGACGATAATGAGCCTTTGATCAGTATTGCATCCGCACAAATTCAACGTGCAGAAGTGCAACCTATTCCTACGCCTGCTCTTCTTCCCGGCATTGCAGTCATGGGTGCCACTATGCTGCGGCGTCGTAAGCATGTAGCTGAGTCGGTATAA
- a CDS encoding HpsJ family protein, translating into MASSSLSTPNSYTNSSSGTLYARGICRIIGVACIIGFLLDVIVLSFPPNFGELAWRMGFMQQISDRSIILLFGFGLMMASALDTRGLRKQIATACLILGIILPLSSVLVIRDAVTFQTIAVNNISTQLEQANKRLQEVQPGADPKIKVTQEQLQQVAQQLTKSAETAQQNAKTASIKTGLSGVGNLLVVGLAMIGVGRYGMRRS; encoded by the coding sequence ATGGCATCTTCATCTTTATCTACTCCAAATAGCTACACAAACTCCAGTTCTGGAACTCTCTATGCCCGTGGAATCTGTCGCATTATTGGTGTTGCTTGTATTATTGGTTTTCTGCTTGATGTCATCGTTCTCAGTTTTCCACCTAACTTCGGAGAACTAGCTTGGCGAATGGGATTCATGCAACAAATCAGCGATCGATCCATCATTCTTCTATTTGGCTTTGGCTTAATGATGGCTTCTGCTCTTGATACCCGTGGGTTGCGCAAACAAATTGCAACGGCCTGCCTCATTTTGGGTATTATCCTTCCCCTTTCCAGTGTTTTGGTTATTCGAGATGCAGTAACCTTTCAGACCATTGCTGTTAACAACATTAGTACTCAGCTAGAACAAGCTAATAAACGCCTCCAAGAAGTCCAGCCTGGAGCAGATCCTAAAATTAAAGTCACCCAAGAGCAACTTCAACAAGTTGCCCAGCAATTAACGAAAAGTGCTGAAACAGCGCAACAAAATGCCAAAACTGCGTCGATTAAAACGGGTCTCTCTGGTGTTGGTAACTTACTAGTAGTTGGTCTTGCAATGATTGGTGTAGGTCGTTATGGAATGCGACGTAGCTAG
- the crtC gene encoding cyanoexosortase C, with the protein MRLETVSNLVTQALQQGLKTNHRRYITFASLIALCYLPTWITVLLQGIIKGQSDAIINIGLLVLGVQNILKKRSTLNKLCAAPDDRWLGYTTILCGILAFLFFHGIQRSVSLQALAVMVILIGIVWSEWGLEFFVRFLKPILLFLIGIYPSLEFIAIRICRFFTSEDMLERIMAWAGSIGLHLIGFKANAQAAYVTLPEGSVWVGPGCSGFSMAFVLVGSAFLLGQFMKLSWKKTGVLIFLGWALSMFANVPRIMLLAIASVYWGKDSFEFWHGPIGGQIFAGILFTIYYYLAMWIIDRKPKVKTN; encoded by the coding sequence ATGAGATTAGAAACAGTAAGTAATCTTGTAACTCAAGCATTACAACAGGGACTGAAAACAAACCACCGTCGTTACATAACTTTTGCCAGTTTGATTGCACTTTGTTATCTGCCAACCTGGATAACAGTTTTATTACAAGGAATTATTAAAGGGCAATCAGACGCCATCATTAATATAGGACTTCTTGTCTTGGGTGTACAAAATATTTTGAAAAAGCGTTCCACTCTTAACAAATTATGTGCTGCCCCTGACGATCGTTGGTTAGGCTATACCACAATACTCTGCGGAATCTTGGCGTTTCTCTTTTTCCATGGAATTCAACGCTCAGTCTCTCTACAAGCTTTAGCCGTTATGGTGATATTGATTGGTATTGTTTGGAGTGAATGGGGCTTAGAGTTTTTTGTACGTTTTCTCAAACCAATTTTACTGTTTTTAATAGGTATCTACCCCAGTCTAGAATTCATTGCAATTCGTATTTGTCGCTTTTTTACATCTGAGGATATGCTAGAGCGCATAATGGCATGGGCTGGAAGTATTGGCCTCCATCTGATTGGCTTTAAAGCTAATGCCCAAGCCGCCTATGTTACTTTGCCTGAAGGATCTGTTTGGGTTGGACCTGGTTGTAGTGGATTCAGTATGGCTTTTGTATTAGTGGGGAGCGCATTTTTGCTAGGACAGTTCATGAAGCTCAGTTGGAAAAAAACAGGAGTACTGATTTTCCTGGGATGGGCACTTTCTATGTTTGCTAATGTTCCGAGAATTATGCTGCTAGCGATCGCATCGGTGTACTGGGGGAAAGACTCTTTTGAGTTTTGGCATGGGCCGATCGGCGGACAGATTTTTGCGGGCATCCTGTTTACGATTTACTACTACTTAGCCATGTGGATTATCGATCGGAAACCCAAGGTCAAGACGAACTAA
- a CDS encoding alpha/beta hydrolase — translation MVSLLFGLLLGVSTIGLFLGLWIFIPAPTFALLPLSVGAPEVSPWLLLINWGLAAITLGTHRGNGLFKVTIAANLLGILLALWPLIQLPIAHAKISQDFRQTFSHPASVSPNPQQKQYFRTMPFRFREAFLGLSQPRTREVHDLVFSVIDRVPLRLNIYQPEKTGYYPGIVMVYGGAWQRGQPKNMEKLGRYLAQQGYVIWAIDYRHAPQHPFPSQLTDVHTALEYLKTHAQTYETNLDRVAILGQSAGAQLALVTAYQPAPIDLRAVVAYYSPVDLTAGYYDVPTPDPINSRDVLEKFLGGNPEQFPDRYRQASPLQWVTRSQIPTFLIYGGKDHVVQSRFGQALHQKLLAHQSTSLFLEIPWADHAFDAVFNGVSNQLALYHLERFLAKLLHS, via the coding sequence ATGGTGAGTTTATTATTTGGGCTCCTGTTAGGAGTCAGCACGATCGGTCTTTTCCTAGGGCTCTGGATTTTCATTCCGGCTCCGACCTTTGCGCTGTTGCCGCTGAGTGTGGGAGCACCGGAAGTCAGCCCTTGGTTGTTGTTAATCAATTGGGGTCTAGCAGCCATCACCCTGGGCACCCATCGGGGCAATGGACTGTTTAAAGTAACGATCGCCGCCAACCTCCTAGGGATTCTCCTGGCACTGTGGCCGCTAATTCAACTCCCGATCGCCCATGCCAAAATTTCGCAAGATTTCCGCCAAACGTTCAGCCATCCCGCCTCGGTTTCTCCCAATCCCCAACAGAAACAGTATTTCAGAACAATGCCGTTCCGGTTTCGTGAAGCTTTTCTAGGATTATCCCAACCGCGAACCCGTGAAGTCCATGACCTTGTGTTTAGCGTAATCGATCGCGTGCCTTTACGGTTGAATATCTATCAACCCGAAAAAACGGGCTATTACCCCGGCATTGTCATGGTTTACGGAGGCGCATGGCAACGGGGACAGCCGAAAAACATGGAAAAACTCGGTCGGTATTTGGCGCAACAGGGCTATGTGATTTGGGCGATCGACTACCGCCATGCGCCTCAACACCCTTTTCCCAGTCAACTGACAGATGTGCATACGGCGTTGGAATATCTTAAAACCCATGCCCAAACTTACGAAACGAATCTCGATCGCGTCGCGATTTTAGGCCAATCCGCTGGTGCGCAACTGGCACTTGTGACCGCCTATCAGCCTGCACCGATCGACCTGCGGGCTGTTGTCGCCTATTATAGTCCCGTTGATCTCACTGCGGGTTACTATGACGTTCCCACACCCGATCCGATTAATAGCCGTGATGTGTTGGAGAAGTTTCTCGGTGGTAATCCTGAGCAATTCCCCGATCGCTATCGCCAAGCATCACCGTTACAATGGGTCACACGATCGCAAATCCCTACCTTTCTGATTTACGGTGGTAAAGACCACGTTGTGCAATCTCGGTTTGGTCAGGCATTGCATCAGAAATTACTGGCCCATCAATCCACCAGTCTCTTTCTAGAAATTCCCTGGGCCGATCATGCCTTTGATGCGGTTTTTAATGGGGTTAGCAATCAGCTTGCGCTCTATCATTTAGAACGTTTTTTAGCAAAACTATTGCATTCGTAA
- a CDS encoding DMT family transporter, with amino-acid sequence MSVESSTPQRSATIYVQLVLTTLIWGGTFIAGRIAVQSVGVFSVAFLRFAIAAILLLLLCWLQLGNLPRLNRSQWVGVTLMGLAGIFAYNAFFLGGLKLLPASRASLIVAFNPIAVSLGSAVFYREPLSKSKILGTLISLLGVAIVIAQGNPLNLLHTGIGLGDWLLLGCVTSWVTYTLLGKQVLRTTSPLVVTTYSCVIGALSLFPIALTENLFSTLPRITSIAALSITYMGILGTVIAFIWYSRGIQTIGASRTAIFTNLVPVSAVMMGIVFLRESLQPSLVIGGCLVIAGVILTNQAPRTQTPPTQPTQRPSNSGG; translated from the coding sequence ATGAGTGTAGAATCTTCTACGCCTCAGCGATCGGCCACCATCTATGTGCAACTGGTACTGACAACGCTGATTTGGGGCGGAACCTTTATTGCTGGACGCATCGCAGTGCAAAGTGTTGGCGTCTTTTCCGTCGCGTTTCTGCGCTTTGCGATCGCAGCGATCCTATTACTCCTACTTTGCTGGCTACAGCTCGGTAACTTACCCCGGCTGAATCGATCGCAATGGGTTGGGGTGACTTTAATGGGCTTAGCTGGAATTTTTGCCTACAATGCCTTTTTTCTCGGTGGACTGAAGTTACTACCCGCCAGCCGTGCTTCCTTAATTGTGGCCTTTAACCCGATCGCGGTGTCCTTGGGGTCAGCAGTCTTTTACCGCGAGCCACTGTCTAAATCCAAAATATTGGGTACGTTAATTTCCCTGCTGGGAGTCGCGATCGTCATTGCCCAGGGGAATCCTCTCAATCTATTGCATACAGGCATTGGATTGGGGGACTGGCTCCTCCTAGGCTGTGTCACGAGTTGGGTGACCTATACCCTGCTGGGCAAACAGGTTTTACGAACCACTTCCCCGTTAGTGGTTACAACCTATAGCTGCGTAATTGGGGCCTTATCACTATTCCCTATTGCATTGACAGAAAATTTATTCTCCACATTACCCAGAATTACCTCAATTGCTGCCCTTAGCATTACCTATATGGGCATTTTGGGAACGGTCATTGCATTCATTTGGTATTCCCGAGGCATTCAAACGATCGGAGCCAGCCGTACTGCGATTTTCACAAATTTAGTACCCGTGTCTGCGGTGATGATGGGGATTGTATTTCTGCGGGAATCCTTACAACCTTCGTTAGTGATCGGCGGTTGTTTGGTGATTGCTGGAGTCATTTTAACGAATCAAGCCCCGCGAACTCAGACTCCGCCAACCCAACCAACCCAGCGGCCCAGTAATTCGGGAGGATGA
- a CDS encoding protein tyrosine phosphatase family protein: protein MGDRVEEIANFLRISDRIGTAGQPNAFQFAAIRAAGYQTVINLALSSSDHALLNEAAIAQSARLEYFHIPVVWDKPTLMDFEFFCQILKRRPDRKLFIHCAANKRVSVFVYLWRRIHQQESDETAKQDLQRIWQPNEIWTAFIQQVLDRYPPTPEVTGVPVSDPSATQNGAKIQDCP from the coding sequence ATGGGCGATCGTGTTGAGGAAATTGCCAACTTTCTGCGGATTTCCGATCGAATTGGAACTGCCGGACAACCGAATGCATTTCAGTTTGCAGCCATCAGAGCCGCAGGCTATCAAACGGTGATTAACTTAGCTTTGAGCAGTTCAGACCATGCCCTACTCAACGAAGCCGCGATCGCCCAATCCGCCCGGTTGGAATATTTCCATATTCCCGTCGTGTGGGACAAACCAACGCTGATGGATTTTGAATTTTTCTGTCAGATTCTGAAACGTCGCCCCGATCGGAAACTCTTTATTCACTGTGCAGCCAACAAGCGGGTATCGGTGTTTGTTTATCTCTGGCGACGGATTCACCAACAGGAAAGTGATGAAACGGCTAAACAGGATCTCCAACGGATTTGGCAACCGAATGAAATCTGGACAGCGTTTATTCAGCAGGTGTTAGACCGTTACCCCCCTACCCCCGAAGTCACAGGAGTTCCCGTATCTGATCCGTCAGCCACGCAGAACGGAGCCAAAATCCAGGATTGCCCATGA
- a CDS encoding putative quinol monooxygenase — protein sequence MTIRVVAHVIAKPDQIDALKALTLSILEPTRQESGCIQYELHQNLQDPTDFTFIEEWESEAALEAHLQTPHLQAAMAQLDGIVAAMPDIRRYQRLG from the coding sequence ATGACGATTCGTGTCGTTGCCCATGTGATTGCGAAACCTGACCAAATTGATGCCTTAAAAGCCCTCACCCTCAGTATTCTGGAACCGACCCGTCAGGAATCGGGGTGTATCCAATACGAGCTGCATCAAAATCTCCAGGATCCCACAGACTTTACCTTTATTGAAGAGTGGGAGTCGGAAGCGGCCCTAGAGGCCCATTTGCAAACGCCCCATTTACAGGCCGCAATGGCGCAGTTAGACGGCATTGTGGCCGCGATGCCGGATATTCGGCGCTATCAACGTTTAGGATAG
- the mtnB gene encoding methylthioribulose 1-phosphate dehydratase, protein MTDLRNDLISAAKYFHDRGWMWGTAGNLSARMEDGSFWVTASGKSKGELIIHDFIHMKPGGEWEGSRPTDKPSAETSIHEAIYDLFPEAKACYHVHSVEANLVSNFTTADALPLPPLEMIKGLGLWEENPQCAMPLFVNHLDVPKIAAEIRDRFSQQPPQIPALLIRNHGVTVWAHSTEGARNAIELVEYIFRYMVLERQIRQ, encoded by the coding sequence ATGACAGATCTACGGAATGATTTAATCAGCGCTGCGAAATACTTCCACGATCGGGGCTGGATGTGGGGCACGGCGGGGAATCTATCGGCCCGCATGGAGGATGGTAGTTTTTGGGTCACGGCTAGCGGTAAATCCAAAGGTGAGCTCATCATCCATGACTTCATCCACATGAAACCCGGTGGCGAATGGGAAGGCAGTCGGCCCACGGATAAACCCTCTGCGGAAACCTCGATTCACGAGGCCATTTATGACCTATTCCCCGAAGCAAAAGCCTGCTACCATGTCCATTCCGTAGAGGCGAATTTGGTGTCCAATTTCACAACAGCAGATGCATTGCCCTTGCCCCCCTTGGAAATGATTAAGGGATTGGGGCTGTGGGAAGAAAATCCCCAATGTGCGATGCCCCTGTTTGTCAACCATTTGGATGTCCCCAAAATTGCAGCAGAAATCCGCGATCGCTTCTCCCAACAACCGCCGCAAATCCCCGCGTTACTGATTCGCAACCATGGCGTTACGGTGTGGGCTCATTCCACAGAAGGGGCTCGCAATGCTATTGAATTAGTGGAATACATTTTCCGGTATATGGTGCTGGAGCGACAGATCCGGCAGTAG
- a CDS encoding HAD-IB family phosphatase — protein sequence MITETTPQALDRSYAPTAQHQRVVFSDFDGTITAEETFVALLKAFTPQLSAELMPEMYARRLTLREGVRRLLESIPASQYPEILEFSRSKTMRPGLPEFLDFLDRHQVPFVVISGGVRGMVETVLGDLQPRMAGIHAVDLDVSQDYCRVIPTYEDGTELVAKVNVMAQYPCQEAIAIGDSITDLNMALAAPVVFARDRLAQYLDEQGKAYIPWNDFFEIRDYLAQRWEK from the coding sequence ATGATCACCGAGACGACCCCCCAAGCATTAGACCGATCGTACGCCCCCACGGCTCAACATCAACGAGTCGTCTTTTCAGATTTTGACGGAACGATTACCGCTGAAGAAACCTTCGTGGCGTTGCTCAAAGCCTTTACCCCCCAGCTCTCTGCGGAATTGATGCCGGAAATGTATGCGCGGCGGCTAACCCTGCGGGAGGGCGTGCGGCGGCTGTTGGAGTCCATTCCTGCCAGTCAATATCCCGAGATTTTGGAATTTTCCCGCAGTAAAACCATGCGCCCTGGATTGCCGGAATTTTTGGATTTCCTCGATCGTCACCAAGTCCCCTTTGTCGTCATTTCCGGCGGGGTGCGGGGGATGGTAGAGACCGTTTTGGGCGATCTCCAGCCCCGGATGGCGGGCATTCACGCGGTGGATTTGGATGTGTCCCAGGACTATTGCCGCGTCATTCCCACCTACGAAGATGGGACGGAACTGGTGGCCAAGGTGAACGTCATGGCCCAGTATCCCTGCCAGGAAGCGATCGCGATCGGGGATTCGATTACGGATTTAAATATGGCCTTAGCGGCTCCAGTGGTATTCGCCCGCGATCGGCTAGCGCAGTACCTAGATGAGCAGGGTAAAGCCTACATTCCCTGGAATGATTTCTTTGAGATTCGCGATTACTTAGCCCAACGCTGGGAGAAATAA
- a CDS encoding RuBisCO large subunit C-terminal-like domain-containing protein translates to MVISAQSIEVDYRFPAGVDPEKQAKVIAIGQTVGTWDARFAHREQAFQSFLAEVVATQRNDDGSSIATVRFPVANTEGDIASLLTMIFGKYSMAGAAKVMAVRLPETYGQHCRFGISGIRDRVQVHDRPLVMAIFKPALGLTAEDHAQILREVAIAGLDVIKDDEILGNLEVAPTLERLQACRREIDAVKANTGKELLYAVNVTGRAANLLDNARRLVAAGANALLLNVLTYGFSVLEALAIDPEVNVPIFMHPAFAGAMCGAPDHGLAYSVVLGTLASQAGADAVLYPAHYGNLPFAAQEEAAIRDALRSRNVFPVPSAGIHPGIVPKALADYGQDVILNAGTGIMDHPQGAGAGVQAFFEALQQATPGYPFDISQVSPSALRTALEKWGT, encoded by the coding sequence ATGGTAATTTCAGCACAGTCGATCGAAGTCGATTATCGTTTTCCCGCAGGCGTTGACCCGGAAAAACAGGCCAAGGTGATCGCGATCGGGCAAACGGTCGGCACCTGGGATGCCCGCTTTGCCCACCGAGAACAAGCCTTCCAGTCGTTTCTGGCGGAGGTCGTGGCCACACAACGGAACGATGACGGTTCCAGCATCGCCACCGTTCGCTTTCCTGTTGCCAATACCGAAGGAGATATTGCCAGTTTACTGACAATGATCTTCGGTAAATATTCCATGGCCGGAGCTGCAAAAGTAATGGCCGTCCGGTTGCCAGAAACCTACGGTCAGCATTGTCGCTTTGGAATTTCCGGTATTCGCGATCGGGTTCAAGTGCACGATCGACCTCTAGTCATGGCGATTTTCAAACCCGCCCTCGGACTGACCGCTGAGGATCATGCTCAAATTTTACGAGAAGTCGCGATCGCGGGATTGGACGTGATTAAGGACGATGAAATTCTCGGGAACTTGGAGGTGGCTCCCACCCTGGAGCGCCTCCAAGCCTGTCGCCGGGAAATCGATGCGGTCAAAGCCAACACGGGCAAAGAACTGCTCTATGCCGTCAACGTCACGGGCAGAGCGGCGAATCTGCTCGATAACGCCCGTCGGCTAGTGGCTGCGGGAGCGAATGCCTTGCTGCTCAACGTCCTGACCTATGGCTTTTCTGTCTTGGAAGCGCTGGCGATCGATCCAGAGGTTAATGTCCCCATTTTTATGCATCCAGCCTTTGCGGGGGCGATGTGTGGTGCACCGGATCATGGCCTCGCCTATTCCGTCGTGTTGGGAACGTTGGCGTCCCAGGCCGGAGCCGATGCCGTGCTCTATCCCGCCCACTATGGCAACTTGCCCTTTGCCGCCCAGGAGGAAGCTGCCATTCGAGATGCCCTGCGATCGCGCAATGTCTTTCCCGTGCCTTCCGCAGGTATTCATCCCGGCATTGTCCCTAAGGCACTGGCGGATTACGGTCAAGACGTGATTCTGAACGCGGGAACTGGGATTATGGATCACCCCCAGGGCGCGGGGGCTGGCGTGCAGGCATTTTTTGAAGCGTTGCAACAGGCAACTCCTGGCTATCCCTTCGATATTTCACAAGTTTCTCCCAGTGCGTTACGAACAGCGTTGGAGAAATGGGGGACTTAG
- a CDS encoding cupin domain-containing protein: MATLRLENGTELTDLAAIGQILAPLNIQLNHWTTGTDPQVQELLACASLNDEQKDQVLQGLDHYFNTLKENQGYTSRDLIVLHPDVPNLETLLAKFEKVHTHADDEVRYIVDGEGVFGFVLPDRSQVELTVQAEEYINVPAGTEHWFYLTPSRRIKAVRYFAGTAGWVPEYTETPIRLPRLTAV; the protein is encoded by the coding sequence ATGGCAACTTTGCGGTTGGAAAACGGCACAGAACTGACGGATTTAGCAGCGATCGGGCAAATCCTCGCCCCCCTCAACATCCAACTCAACCACTGGACCACGGGCACCGATCCCCAAGTGCAGGAACTCCTAGCCTGCGCTAGTTTAAACGATGAGCAAAAGGACCAGGTTCTGCAAGGGCTCGATCACTACTTTAATACGCTGAAAGAGAATCAAGGCTACACCTCGCGGGATTTGATCGTGCTGCATCCCGATGTGCCGAACCTAGAAACCCTACTGGCAAAATTTGAAAAAGTCCACACCCATGCCGACGACGAAGTGCGCTACATCGTTGATGGCGAAGGGGTCTTTGGCTTTGTGCTGCCCGATCGCTCCCAGGTGGAACTGACCGTACAAGCAGAAGAATACATCAACGTCCCCGCCGGAACCGAACACTGGTTCTATCTCACCCCCAGCCGTCGGATTAAGGCCGTGCGCTACTTTGCAGGAACCGCTGGCTGGGTTCCCGAATACACCGAAACCCCAATCCGTTTACCTCGGTTGACGGCAGTGTAG
- a CDS encoding nucleotidyltransferase domain-containing protein → MQHPKLPEILARLRQYLETLYGDRLAQVILYGSQARSEATPESDIDILVALKGTVDFALEVQRTNDFIADLCLESETLVSVTLASLEQVESAQAPFFRNLRREGIPV, encoded by the coding sequence ATGCAACATCCTAAGTTACCTGAAATTCTTGCCCGTCTCCGACAGTACCTAGAGACGCTCTACGGCGATCGCCTTGCTCAGGTGATTCTCTATGGTTCACAAGCGCGATCGGAGGCCACTCCAGAATCCGATATTGATATCCTGGTGGCTTTGAAAGGAACGGTCGATTTTGCTTTGGAAGTGCAACGGACGAATGATTTTATTGCGGATCTCTGCCTGGAAAGCGAAACGCTTGTTTCTGTTACCCTCGCATCCCTAGAGCAAGTCGAATCCGCCCAAGCCCCATTCTTTCGGAACTTACGGCGGGAAGGCATTCCAGTATGA